In a genomic window of Erigeron canadensis isolate Cc75 chromosome 5, C_canadensis_v1, whole genome shotgun sequence:
- the LOC122600880 gene encoding serine/threonine-protein kinase TOUSLED-like: protein MSEDVLLHFTSNSSNQSDQSLPSKIAKLEARMVGKTTPVSASSAVATAKFGPNGAASVFTESLDSSDSEEDDSNGGEFLIQPNFQKRRKLADDADSTASDQAKVVADVRQKVAETVEVKSSSDVNRRKIRSKGNSTPARGRASVVNDQTRIQNSATNGLLENSHQKESSKLKEHFGQNECALLEEEITSLRAKITTLEDDLRKARQEASEYQHLCQQLEKELKEVKSNEQQVKPKRLKVISDLLISVSKAERQEARMKVRHDSLRLGNVGVIRAGTVISETWEDGQAIKDLNARQRHLLELREAVERQRKSLKKKQPDKGDGSDAESGASEEDIIIQDEIYKSRLASIKREEESYVRERDRYELEKGRLIREMKRIRDEDGSRFNNYQILNHRYALLNLLGKGGFSEVYKAFDLVEYRYVACKLHGLNAQWSEDKKQSYIRHAIREYNIHKTLIHHHIVRLWDIFEIDQNTFCTILEYCSGKDLDAVLKATPILPEKEARIIIFQIFQGLVYLNKRNQRIIHYDLKPGNVLFDEFGVAKVTDFGLSKIVEDDVGSQGMELTSQGAGTYWYLPPECFELNKIPLISSKVDVWSAGILLYQMLFGRRPFGHDQTQERILREDTIIKARKVEFPSRPSVSNEAKEFIRRCLTYNQEDRPDVLTIAQEPYLVYSKK, encoded by the exons atgtcagAAGACGTTCTACTACACTTTACATCAAACTCATCAAATCAATCCGATCAATCACTGCCATCCAAAATTGCCAAACTTGAAGCTCGAATGGTCGGTAAAACAACGCCGGTTTCCGCGTCTTCTGCTGTTGCCACTGCTAAGTTTGGACCTAATGGCGCTGCTTCCGTTTTCACCGAGTCGTTAGATTCTAGCGATTCCGAAGAGGATGATTCT aaTGGGGGAGAGTTTCTCATACAACCTAACTTTCAGAAGCGTAGAAAGCTCGCTGATGATGCTGACTCAACTGCATCTGaccaagctaag GTAGTGGCAGATGTGAGGCAAAAGGTTGCAGAAACTGTGGAGGTTAAGAGCAGCTCAGATGTAAATAGAAGAAAAATCCGTAGTAAGGGAAATTCTACTCCAGCCAGAGGACGTGCTTCCGTAGTTAATGATCAGACAAGAATACAGAACTCGGCCACAAATGGCCTTCTCGAGAACTCACATCAGAAG GAGAGTAGCAAGCTGAAGGAACACTTTGGACAAAATGAATGTGCTTTGTTAGAG GAGGAAATCACATCCTTGCGCGCCAAGATAACAACCCTAGAGGATGACTTACGTAAAGCACGCCAAGAGGcctcagaatatcaacatctaTGCCAACAGTTGGAAAAG GAACTTAAGGAGGTAAAAAGTAATGAACAGCAGGTTAAACCAAAG AGACTGAAAGTAATATCTGATCTGCTGATATCTGTGTCTAAAGCTGAGCGACAAGAAGCAAGAATGAAAGTACGACATGATTCATTGAGGCTTGGCAATGTCGGAGTTATCAG AGCTGGAACAGTCATATCTGAGACATGGGAAGATGGACAAGCCATTAAAGATCTTAATGCTCGGCAG AGGCATTTGCTAGAGTTGAGGGAGGCTGTTGAGAGGCAGCGGAAGTCATTAAAGAAAAAACAGCCAG ATAAGGGTGATGGAAGCGATGCTGAATCGGGAGCTTCAGAAGAAGATATCATCATCCAGGATGAAATTTACAAATCCCGTCTAGCCAGCATCAAGCGT GAAGAGGAATCCTATGTGCGTGAACGAGATCGATATGAATTAGAGAAGGGACGCCTCATACGTGAAATGAAACGTATTAGAGATGAGGATGGTTCTCGTTTTAATAATTACCAGATCCTAAACCATCGATATGCCCTCTTGAACCTTCTCGGGAAAGGAGGATTCAGTGAGGTGTACaag GCATTCGATTTGGTGGAGTATAGGTATGTGGCATGTAAGCTTCATGGCTTAAACGCCCAATGGAGTGAGGATAAGAAGCAAAGTTACATACGTCATGCTATACGAGAATATAATATCCATAAAACCTTGATACACCATCACATTGTTCGTCTATGGGACATCTTTGAGATAGATCAAAATACCTTTTGCACGATTTTGGAGTATTGCAGTG GGAAAGATCTCGATGCTGTTCTTAAAGCAACCCCCATACTACCAGAAAAAGAAGCTAGGATAATTATTTTTCAGATATTTCAAGGACTTGTATACTTGAACAAAAGAAACCAGAGGATTATTCATTATGATTTGAAACCTGGGAATGTACTATTTGATGAATTTGGTGTTGCAAAAGTTACTGATTTTGGTCTTAGCAAGATTGTGGAGGACGATGTCGGTTCTCAAGGCATGGAGCTCACATCCCAGGGAGCTGGAACATATTG GTACCTCCCACCAGAATGCTTTGAGTTAAACAAGATTCCCCTTATTTCGTCAAAG GTTGATGTGTGGTCAGCTGGTATTTTATTATACCAAATGCTTTTTGGAAGACGTCCTTTCGGGCATGATCAGACACAAGAACGGATATTGCGTGAAGATACTATAATCAAAGCCCGAAAAGTTGAATTTCCTTCAAGACCTTCTGTGTCAAATGAAGCAAAG gaATTTATCCGGCGATGCTTAACATATAACCAGGAAGATAGACCTGATGTGCTAACTATAGCTCAAGAGCCGTACCTTGTATACTCCAAGAAATGA
- the LOC122600488 gene encoding J domain-containing protein spf31: MGEANNTSIEDDLLLKSFYAEVSEVERDNEVVRILSCFKLNAFEYLNLPFDSAPEDVKKQYRKLSLLVHPDKCKHPMAKEAFSALAKAQQLLLDPQEREYLVNQINAAREELRAMRKKELKKDIASKLKSQVDEGKYEQEYEKSDEYQLQLKLKVRKILTDQEWRRRKMQMRISEEEGRLKKDEEESKENWKRKREHEEQWEGTRENRVSSWRDFMKGGKKVKKGELRPPKLKTEDPNKSYVQRPVKRG; the protein is encoded by the exons ATGGGAGAAGCCAATAATACATCAATCGAGGACGATTTGCTTCTTAAATCCTTCTACGCCGAAGTCAGCGAAGTTGAACGTGATAATGAAGTCGTCAG gATTCTATCGTGCTTTAAGCTAAATGCGTTTGAGTATCTTAATCTACCGTTCGATTCTGCCCCGGAAGATGTGAAAAAGCAATATCGTAAG TTATCCTTGCTGGTCCATCCTGATAAGTGTAAACATCCCATGGCGAAGGAAGCTTTTTCGG CACTAGCAAAAGCCCAGCAGCTATTGCTCGATCCACAAGAAAGGGAGTATCTTGTAAACCAAATTAATGCAGCAAGAG AGGAACTGCGGGCAATGAGGAAAAAGGAACTGAAGAAAGACATCGCATCTAAGCTGAAGTCACAAGTCGATGAG GGAAAATATGAGCAAGAATATGAAAAGTCAGATGAATATCAGCTTCAGCTAAAATTGAAGGTTCGGAAAATACTAACCGATCAAGAGTGGCGAAGGAGAAAAATGCAGATGAGA ATTTCCGAAGAGGAAGGTAGATTAAAGAAGGACGAGGAAGAATCTAAAGAGAATTGGAAGCGGAAGCGTGAACATGAGGAGCAGTGGGAAGGAACTAGGGAAAACAGG GTTTCTAGCTGGAGAGATTTTATGAAAGGGGGAAAGAAG GTGAAGAAAGGCGAACTACGACCACCAAAGCTGAAAACAGAAGATCCCAACAAGTCGTATGTTCAAAGGCCTGTGAAGCGAGGTTAG
- the LOC122601860 gene encoding uncharacterized protein LOC122601860, whose product MASFTRKGFSFDIHHSGMFLKHPLSYVGGKVDTIDNFCIKGNLTMKFLNEAFLKITKTTKCTSIYYCVLGKDLSNGGLRIINGDVDLKIFLHHMSNTNRRVSVFLSQFVDDLSNFIRVDINLIEQFGINIEENVVEENLGDNIQDNIEVNVVEEENGGEGNMENVEESSEEGDDSGHDYSTDDDDDDDDDTASLDHISDVEEVIETRQKRLNKEAKIEARMLNNEETNNANLENDEGIEDDTEKGPRHNPKVHWKVMKPVLLERYESPKQLKQCLTNYALANGYHILMSIVTIRILAVCGKKDEATGKRFCPFRLWATWMKGECSFQIKTLIDEHRCYRNFEACSAVNYRFVADKFANRIRQNPNIKLKEIQEAFMKKFKCSISANQAIRARLHAKYEYEESVKKHYEKLRDYGAEMIKRNPGSTVKLNVSRNPDGKIYFQGFYVCFKGLQDGWKAGCRRIIHLDGCFLKTVCKGELLSAVGRDANNHIFPIAWAVVTVENKENWAWFIDLLKDDLDLGSGNGIALMSDQHKGLIESVKDILPNAEHRQCARHIYANFRKKFNGVLYRNLFWRICKSSHPTLFDENMKQLKEAHIDAYNYLMKREPKTWCRAFFRSGIACEAVENGISECFNSLIVEIRKLQATWNDDICPAIRKRLELAKDEQINWKVVPGGGAQFEIIKGCESYIVDEKKQECTCRMWQLSGIPCPHSVAMLFYIRKAPENYVSSWYKIRTFQSTYSYCINPMSGIRDWPKVDRPHPLPPMERRMPSRPKITRRKDAIENADKGNRASGKPRRTGLVMTCSNCLEDGHNIRSCQNATKVPPPKEFKKAGRARVSEFNEGAGRGIGRGSGSGGRGNGRGSGSGGRGIGRGAGRGTGRGAGHKIPKGIGVTFDPETGETVIGVSYILFYFVC is encoded by the exons ATGGCATCCTTTACAAGAAAAGGTTTCTCGTTTGACATTCATCATTCCGGTATGTTTCTGAAACACCCTTTATCATATGTAGGTGGTAAGGTCGACACAATCGATAATTTTTGTATAAAAGGAAATCTCACTATGAAATTTTTGAATGAGGCTTTcctaaaaataacaaaaaccacAAAATGTACTAGTATCTATTATTGTGTTCTTGGTAAAGACCTTAGTAATGGAGGACTTAGGATCATCAATGGTGATGTGGATTTGAAGATATTTCTTCATCATATGTCGAATACTAATAGAAGAGTATCTGTTTTTTTAAGTCAATTTGTGGATGACTTGAGTAATTTCATTAGAGTGGATATTAATTTGATTGAACAATTTGGGATTAATATTGAAGAAAATGTAGTTGAAGAAAATTTGGGGGACAATATTCAAGATAACATTGAAGTAAATGTTGTTGAGGAAGAAAATGGTGGAGAAGGAAACATGGAAAATGTTGAAGAGTCAAGTGAGGAAGGAGATGATTCTGGGCATGATTATTCaacagatgatgatgatgatgatgatgatgatactgCATCTTTAGATCATATCTCAGATGTGGAAGAAGTGATTGAGACTAGGCAGAAGAGACTAAATAAAGAGGCCAAAATTGAGGCAAGGAT GCTAAATAATGAGGAAACAAACAATGCAAACTTAGAGAATGATGAAGGGATTGAAGATGATACAGAGAAAGGTCCTAGGCATAATCCTAAAGTTCATTGGAAGGTGATGAAACCAGTGTTGTTGGAAAGATATGAAAGCCCAAAGCAACTCAAACAGTGTTTGACTAACTATGCTTTGGCAAATGGATATCATATCTTAATGAGCATAGTGACCATAAGAATATTAGCTGTTTGTGGGAAGAAGGATGAGGCAACTGGTAAAAGATTCTGCCCATTTAGGTTATGGGCTACTTGGATGAAAGGAGAGTGCTCATTTCAGATAAAGACACTTATTGATGAGCATAGATGTTATAGAAATTTTGAGGCTTGTTCTGCAGTGAATTACAGATTTGTTGCAGACAAGTTTGCAAACAGAATTAGGCAAAATCCCAATATTAAATTGAAAGAGATTCAAGAAGCATTCATGAAGAAGTTTAAGTGTAGTATTTCAGCAAATCAAGCTATCAGGGCTAGATTACATGCAAAGTATGAGTATGAAGAGTCAGTGAAGAAGCATTATGAGAAACTAAGGGACTATGGAGCAGAAATGATCAAAAGAAATCCAGGGAGTACAGTTAAGTTGAATGTTTCAAGAAATCCAGAtggtaaaatatattttcagggtttttatgtgtgttttaAGGGGTTGCAAGATGGTTGGAAGGCTGGGTGTAGGAGAATCATACATTTAGATggttgttttctaaaaactgtTTGCAAAGGTGAATTATTGTCAGCAGTGGGTAGGGATGCCAATAACCATATTTTCCCAATTGCATGGGCTGTTGTTACTGTGGAGAACAAAGAGAACTGGGCATGGTTCATTGACTTGCTTAAAGATGATCTTGACTTGGGCAGTGGCAATGGTATAGCATTGATGTCAGATCAACATAAG GGTCTTATTGAATCTGTGAAAGATATATTACCCAATGCAGAGCACAGACAATGTGCTAGGCATATTTATGCCAACTTTAGGAAGAAATTTAATGGGGTTTTGTATAGGAATCTATTTTGGAGAATTTGCAAGTCTAGTCATCCTactttatttgatgaaaacatgaaacAGTTGAAAGAGGCACACATTGATGCTTACAATTATTTGATGAAAAGAGAACCAAAAACATGGTGTAGGGCCTTTTTTAGAAGTGGAATAGCATGTGAAGCTGTAGAAAATGGGATTAGTGAGTGTTTTAACTCATTGATTGTTGAAATAAGGAAACTGCAGGCTACATGGAATGATGACATCTGTCCAGCCATAAGGAAAAGATTGGAACTAGCAAAGGATGAACAGAT CAATTGGAAGGTGGTCCCAGGTGGAGGTGCTCAGTTTGAGATAATTAAAGGATGTGAAAGCTACATAGTTGATGAAAAGAAACAAGAATGCACATGTAGAATGTGGCAATTGTCTGGTATTCCTTGTCCGCATTCTGTTGCTATGTTGTTTTACATTAGAAAGGCACCAGAAAATTATGTGTCTAGCTGGTACAAAATTAGGACTTTTCAAAGTACATATTCTTATTGCATTAATCCAATGAGTGGCATAAGAGATTGGCCAAAGGTTGATCGACCTCACCCTTTACCACCAATGGAAAGAAGGATGCCTAGTAGGCCTAAGATCACTAGAAGGAAAGATGCAATTGAGAATGCTGATAAAGGTAACAGGGCCAGTGGTAAGCCAAGGAGGACTGGATTGGTGATGACATGCTCAAACTGTCTTGAGGATGGTCACAACATTAGATCTTGCCAAAATGCAACAAAGGTGCCACCACCTAAGGAGTTTAAAAAGGCTGGAAGGGCAAGAGTAAGTGAGTTCAATGAAGGTGCAGGAAGAGGTATTGGAAGGGGTTCTGGCAGTGGTGGAAGGGGTAATGGAAGGGGTTCTGGCAGTGGTGGAAGGGGTATTGGTAGAGGTGCAGGAAGAGGTACTGGTAGAGGTGCAGGACACAAAATTCCCAAGGGAATTGGAGTTACATTTGACCCTGAAACTGGTGAAACAGTCATAGGGGTAAGTTAcattctattttattttgtatgttag